A window of the Chloroflexus sp. Y-396-1 genome harbors these coding sequences:
- a CDS encoding protein kinase gives MLMLDRLPDNLTIQGTTDAYTVLNLIGRGGMGAVYRVRRVSDGSIWALKEMRPLDETNTEELAEARQLFLQEAELLRSLSFPNLPVVIDLFVYEGRPTMIMEFVPGKTLEAMIRDANAPMLEQQVIGYGIQLCRVLHYLHTRQPPIIYRDMKPSNVIVTPDGVLKLIDFGVARRHKIGKTKDTIAMGSAGYAPPEQYGRGQTDARSDIYALGATMFHLLTAVPPVPLQPPRRGDITRINRSVTPETEAIIIRAMDLEREKRFASCLELEQALHKRLKTAYVDPTLRMAPLPPSQPSAPSSLSQTPQAAHPSPTLAAESGIVCEQCGRLNKQQARFCAGCGTALPTSTPVAATLQKPPARLIVRSPYRTWEVVLDRSPIRIGRRDPRRTHFPEIDLAEHDRGFSSRLHAIIERRGDHYMLTDQKSTNGTQINGKKIPPNVPWRLQSGDQIKIGEVEMEFQWN, from the coding sequence ATGCTTATGCTCGACCGGCTGCCAGACAATCTGACCATCCAGGGAACCACCGATGCGTATACGGTACTCAACCTCATCGGTCGTGGTGGCATGGGGGCCGTTTACCGTGTTCGCCGAGTGAGTGACGGCAGTATCTGGGCCTTGAAAGAGATGCGCCCGCTCGATGAAACGAATACGGAAGAGCTGGCCGAAGCTCGTCAACTCTTTCTGCAAGAGGCAGAACTTCTGCGCTCACTCTCCTTTCCCAATTTGCCGGTTGTCATCGATCTCTTCGTCTATGAAGGTCGTCCCACGATGATCATGGAATTCGTGCCCGGTAAGACGCTCGAAGCCATGATCCGTGACGCCAACGCACCAATGCTCGAACAGCAGGTGATCGGCTACGGCATTCAACTTTGTCGGGTGTTGCACTATTTGCATACCCGCCAGCCACCGATCATTTATCGCGACATGAAGCCATCGAACGTTATTGTAACGCCAGATGGCGTTCTGAAACTTATTGATTTCGGTGTGGCGCGCAGACATAAAATTGGGAAAACAAAAGATACCATCGCGATGGGATCGGCTGGCTATGCACCACCTGAGCAGTATGGTCGCGGTCAAACTGATGCGCGTTCGGATATTTACGCGCTCGGTGCAACAATGTTCCATCTGCTGACAGCAGTACCACCGGTACCGTTACAGCCACCACGTCGCGGTGATATTACGCGCATCAATCGTTCGGTTACCCCAGAGACCGAAGCGATTATTATCCGGGCAATGGACCTGGAGCGCGAAAAGCGTTTTGCCAGTTGTCTGGAATTGGAGCAAGCATTGCACAAACGCTTGAAGACAGCGTATGTCGATCCGACGCTCCGGATGGCACCCTTACCACCATCTCAGCCATCTGCGCCGTCATCACTATCTCAGACGCCTCAAGCTGCCCATCCGTCGCCGACACTGGCTGCTGAAAGTGGTATTGTTTGTGAACAATGCGGTCGTTTGAACAAACAGCAAGCACGGTTTTGTGCTGGCTGTGGCACAGCGTTGCCCACCAGCACACCAGTAGCAGCGACCCTTCAGAAGCCCCCTGCACGGCTGATTGTGCGCTCGCCCTATCGGACATGGGAGGTTGTCCTTGATCGTTCGCCGATACGGATCGGACGACGCGATCCGCGGCGAACCCATTTTCCTGAAATTGATCTGGCCGAGCATGATCGCGGGTTTTCCTCGCGCCTCCATGCGATTATCGAACGACGTGGCGATCACTATATGCTCACCGATCAGAAAAGCACCAACGGGACGCAGATTAATGGGAAAAAGATTCCACCGAATGTCCCATGGCGTCTGCAATCCGGTGATCAAATTAAGATCGGTGAGGTGGAGATGGAGTTTCAGTGGAACTGA